From a single Oceanobacillus kimchii X50 genomic region:
- a CDS encoding phosphatidylglycerophosphatase A, with translation MANYTKKSELEVKARQLLTERGVELDDIAELVYYLQSKYHENLTLEVCRHNVDRVLTKREVQNAILTGIELDMLAEQKKLVEPLQKTIEIDEGLYGIDEVIALSIVNVYGSIGLTNFGYIDKQKPGILQKLNDKSSGQIHTFLDDIVGAIAAAASSRLAHSDAEDEHTELDN, from the coding sequence ATGGCAAATTATACAAAGAAAAGTGAACTCGAAGTAAAAGCTAGACAATTACTGACTGAACGCGGTGTTGAACTTGATGATATTGCGGAGTTAGTATATTACTTACAATCAAAATATCATGAAAATTTAACGTTGGAAGTATGTCGTCACAATGTTGATCGAGTTTTAACAAAGAGAGAAGTACAAAATGCGATTCTTACAGGAATTGAACTAGACATGCTGGCCGAACAAAAAAAATTAGTTGAACCGCTTCAAAAAACAATTGAAATCGATGAAGGACTTTATGGAATTGATGAAGTAATTGCTCTTTCCATTGTGAATGTGTATGGTTCCATTGGCCTTACCAACTTTGGATATATCGATAAACAAAAACCAGGTATCCTACAAAAGCTAAATGATAAATCAAGTGGTCAAATTCACACATTCTTAGATGATATTGTTGGTGCAATTGCAGCTGCTGCATCTAGTCGATTAGCTCATAGCGATGCTGAAGATGAACATACAGAATTGGATAATTAA
- a CDS encoding phosphocarrier protein HPr, which yields MKSQTFTITAETGVHARPATLLVNKAGQFDSEIEVSYKGKQVNLKSIMGVMSLGIPKGAEIEVTADGKDEEDALNGVAEVIKEHLGE from the coding sequence ATGAAATCACAAACATTTACGATTACTGCTGAAACTGGAGTTCATGCTCGTCCTGCAACTTTATTAGTAAATAAGGCTGGACAATTCGATTCTGAAATCGAAGTTTCTTACAAAGGCAAGCAAGTTAACTTGAAATCGATAATGGGCGTTATGTCTTTAGGTATTCCAAAAGGCGCAGAAATCGAAGTTACTGCTGATGGTAAAGACGAGGAAGACGCACTTAACGGTGTAGCAGAAGTAATTAAAGAACATCTTGGTGAATAA
- a CDS encoding NAD(P)/FAD-dependent oxidoreductase: MNKPHIVILGAGYGGMMAAAKMQKMIHPNEATITLVNKHDYHYQTTWLHENAAGTLHHDRSKIDIKEVIDRNRIKLILDEVVSIKREEKRVKFKNRDLYYDILIVSLGFEPATYGIPGLSEFAYSIKDINSARLIRERVEYNFALYTNEKKSKDGRLNIVIGGGGLTGVEFAGELINHIPTICKEYDIEKNLVKVFLLEGKDCVLSGYDESAVQYAMNSLQSRGVEIINDAVVKACTEDGIIYEKAGSEYKILSKSVIWTAGTKANSIVERLNLSMDHGRVKVRNDLRSIEDDSIYLIGDCSLHYDQNGNVLPSTAQIAMQQGEFIARNINAKIKGKEMTDFLPDISGMITSLGKDDGIAEIFNRILFGWKAAVLKRFADNWYLFKLGGIQLLMKKGKFNIFH, encoded by the coding sequence ATGAATAAACCGCATATCGTAATTTTAGGAGCGGGTTATGGGGGAATGATGGCTGCAGCAAAAATGCAAAAAATGATACATCCCAATGAAGCAACAATTACGTTAGTAAATAAACATGATTATCACTATCAGACGACTTGGCTACATGAGAATGCAGCAGGAACACTTCATCACGATCGTTCTAAAATTGATATTAAAGAAGTAATTGATCGAAATCGAATAAAACTTATTTTAGATGAAGTAGTCTCTATAAAAAGAGAAGAAAAACGAGTTAAATTTAAAAATCGCGATCTTTACTATGATATTTTAATCGTTAGTCTAGGTTTCGAACCTGCAACGTATGGAATACCTGGATTAAGTGAATTTGCATATTCTATCAAAGATATTAACAGTGCTCGGCTAATTCGTGAAAGAGTAGAATATAATTTTGCATTATACACGAATGAAAAAAAATCAAAAGATGGACGATTAAATATTGTAATTGGAGGTGGAGGATTAACAGGTGTAGAATTTGCTGGTGAATTAATTAACCATATTCCAACCATATGTAAAGAATACGACATCGAAAAAAACTTAGTTAAGGTATTTTTACTGGAAGGCAAAGACTGTGTACTTTCTGGATATGATGAATCTGCTGTTCAATATGCTATGAATTCTTTACAATCTAGAGGGGTAGAAATTATAAATGATGCTGTTGTAAAAGCTTGTACAGAAGACGGTATTATTTATGAAAAGGCTGGATCAGAGTATAAAATATTATCTAAATCAGTTATATGGACGGCTGGTACAAAAGCAAATAGTATTGTAGAGCGTTTAAATTTATCTATGGACCATGGTCGTGTGAAGGTTCGGAATGATTTGCGTTCTATAGAAGACGACTCTATATATTTAATTGGTGACTGTTCGCTTCATTATGATCAAAATGGTAATGTATTACCTTCAACTGCGCAAATTGCTATGCAACAAGGAGAATTTATTGCTCGAAATATTAATGCAAAGATAAAAGGGAAGGAGATGACAGATTTCCTCCCAGACATTTCAGGGATGATAACTTCTCTTGGCAAGGATGATGGAATAGCTGAAATATTTAACCGAATATTATTTGGATGGAAAGCTGCAGTATTAAAGCGGTTCGCCGATAATTGGTACTTATTTAAATTAGGCGGTATTCAATTATTAATGAAAAAAGGAAAATTTAATATATTTCATTAG
- a CDS encoding NAD(P)/FAD-dependent oxidoreductase: MDSKVLDVTIIGAGPTGLFTAFYGGMRQASVKIIESLPHIGGQLTALYPEKYIYDIAGFPKVHAQELIDRLEEQAKLFDPEIVLGQAIDKVERLEDESFRLTSNTGEVHLTKTIIITAGNGAFQPRRLNIGKSESFEGKNLHYYVRDMNQYKDKRVVLLGGGDSAVDWALMLEKIAAKVTLVHRRDQFRAHEHSVNQLKESSVEILTPYAPINIESSYKIEKIQLQEVKGEKIIDIEVDDIICNYGFISSLGPIKDWGLDIEKNSIVVNSKMETNIPGIYAAGDVCTYDGKVKLIATGFGEGPTAINNAKNYIDPKARIQPKHSTAMF, from the coding sequence ATGGATAGCAAAGTTCTAGATGTAACAATTATCGGAGCAGGGCCAACTGGTTTATTCACTGCTTTCTATGGTGGTATGCGGCAGGCAAGTGTTAAAATTATTGAGAGCCTTCCTCATATAGGTGGACAACTAACAGCCCTATATCCAGAAAAATATATATATGACATTGCTGGTTTTCCAAAAGTACATGCCCAAGAGTTGATCGACCGACTTGAAGAACAGGCAAAATTATTTGATCCGGAAATTGTACTTGGACAAGCAATCGATAAAGTAGAACGTCTAGAAGACGAGTCATTTCGACTAACCTCTAATACTGGGGAAGTTCATTTAACGAAAACGATTATTATAACGGCAGGAAATGGAGCTTTCCAACCTAGACGCTTAAATATAGGAAAGAGTGAATCGTTTGAAGGAAAAAACCTTCATTATTACGTAAGAGATATGAATCAATATAAAGATAAACGCGTAGTATTATTGGGTGGAGGAGATTCTGCTGTTGATTGGGCGTTAATGTTAGAAAAAATTGCTGCTAAAGTAACACTTGTCCATCGACGGGACCAATTTCGTGCGCATGAACACAGTGTCAATCAATTGAAAGAATCATCTGTAGAAATTTTAACTCCTTATGCTCCTATTAATATTGAATCATCCTATAAAATTGAAAAGATTCAGCTTCAGGAAGTAAAAGGTGAAAAAATTATTGATATAGAAGTCGATGATATTATTTGTAATTACGGATTTATATCAAGTCTAGGTCCAATAAAAGACTGGGGATTGGATATAGAGAAAAATAGCATTGTTGTTAACTCAAAAATGGAAACGAATATTCCAGGTATTTATGCTGCTGGAGATGTCTGCACATATGACGGGAAAGTAAAATTAATAGCAACAGGTTTTGGTGAAGGACCAACAGCAATAAATAATGCGAAAAACTATATTGATCCTAAAGCAAGAATTCAACCAAAACATTCTACTGCAATGTTTTAA
- a CDS encoding biotin transporter BioY — translation MQSFRAIHITYTSLFVCLMVIGANIAIWFPFLTVPIGGASVPLSLQTFFAILAGMILGKRLGAFAMIVYILIGLTGLPVFAGLKGGFYPMISPTGGFIISFVFVAFIVGWILENKSIYSTKNLIAVACIGLVINYTIGVTYMYIAMNEWLELPISYLTAWIGMVPFLIKDGVLTIAASVTMIALQKRISSIPVIQNISR, via the coding sequence ATGCAATCATTTCGAGCGATACATATAACCTATACTTCATTATTTGTATGTCTTATGGTAATTGGTGCCAATATTGCTATTTGGTTTCCATTTTTAACTGTACCAATTGGTGGAGCTTCTGTCCCACTTTCTTTACAAACATTCTTTGCAATTTTAGCTGGTATGATCTTAGGAAAACGACTCGGTGCTTTTGCAATGATTGTATATATATTAATTGGTCTAACCGGATTACCTGTTTTCGCAGGTTTAAAAGGTGGATTCTATCCAATGATTAGCCCAACCGGAGGATTTATTATTTCATTTGTATTTGTCGCTTTTATTGTTGGCTGGATATTAGAAAATAAATCAATCTATTCCACAAAGAACTTGATTGCAGTTGCATGTATTGGATTGGTGATAAACTATACTATAGGTGTTACATATATGTATATAGCTATGAATGAATGGTTAGAGCTTCCAATTTCTTATTTAACTGCATGGATCGGAATGGTTCCTTTTCTAATTAAAGATGGAGTATTAACTATCGCAGCCTCAGTTACAATGATCGCTTTACAAAAACGGATATCTTCCATTCCAGTAATCCAAAACATTTCACGCTAA
- a CDS encoding divergent PAP2 family protein, which yields MTLFSNFPLWAALCAIIFAQVIKIPIKLIFTKEFQPGLAFSTGGMPSSHSAAVTALTTAIGITEGVSSSIFALACIFSVITMFDASGVRRQAGEQAVVINQLIRDFQLITTSAKDWNKKGESEKMQELKELLGHQPIEVFFGALTGIILAYSIAPLFTY from the coding sequence ATGACTCTGTTTTCCAACTTCCCTCTTTGGGCTGCTTTATGTGCAATCATTTTTGCACAAGTAATAAAAATACCGATTAAGTTAATTTTCACCAAAGAATTCCAACCCGGTTTGGCATTCAGTACCGGTGGTATGCCTAGTAGTCACTCCGCTGCAGTTACCGCATTAACAACTGCTATTGGCATTACGGAAGGAGTTTCTTCCAGTATATTTGCTCTAGCTTGTATTTTCAGCGTTATTACAATGTTCGATGCGTCAGGAGTACGAAGACAAGCAGGTGAACAAGCTGTAGTTATTAACCAATTAATTCGAGATTTCCAGTTGATTACAACAAGTGCAAAAGATTGGAATAAAAAAGGTGAATCAGAAAAAATGCAAGAATTAAAAGAACTGTTAGGACATCAACCAATTGAAGTATTTTTTGGAGCTTTAACAGGAATTATTTTAGCTTATTCCATTGCACCATTATTCACCTACTAA
- the kapB gene encoding sporulation phosphorelay system protein KapB, which translates to MSNFNKGDIVKAHYKSGTYIGIVQEDRGQQYLVEVRAVLKHPLQGDLHNYGQTGEDVFFHERKALSFKEKMNVKKPAVHAYSTEEIPHYDESLQTAVTTYKEKLSQNPTAFDLQCLRKLEQLEATHYKKSPHD; encoded by the coding sequence ATGAGTAACTTTAATAAAGGCGATATTGTCAAAGCACATTATAAATCCGGAACTTATATTGGAATTGTCCAAGAAGATCGTGGACAACAATATCTAGTGGAAGTAAGAGCAGTATTAAAACACCCTCTTCAAGGAGATCTACATAATTATGGTCAAACTGGTGAAGATGTTTTCTTTCATGAGCGGAAAGCACTATCATTTAAAGAAAAAATGAATGTCAAAAAACCAGCTGTTCACGCCTATTCTACAGAAGAAATACCTCATTATGACGAATCATTACAAACAGCAGTTACTACTTATAAAGAAAAGCTAAGCCAAAATCCAACAGCGTTCGATTTACAATGTCTAAGGAAGTTAGAACAACTCGAAGCAACTCATTATAAGAAAAGCCCTCATGACTAA
- a CDS encoding YuzD family protein, which translates to MTSKKIMITVYGSKQICASCVGAPGSKDTYEWLQAAIGRKYDVGMVDYSYIDINEPQKELIHQEFIKEMIEEDMFYPIIFINDKIVAEGIPTLKPIYRTLDDLGLPLVN; encoded by the coding sequence ATGACGAGCAAGAAGATTATGATTACCGTATATGGTAGTAAACAAATATGTGCTAGTTGTGTAGGTGCACCCGGATCAAAAGATACGTATGAATGGCTTCAAGCAGCAATTGGTAGAAAATATGATGTTGGTATGGTGGATTATTCGTATATCGATATTAATGAACCACAAAAAGAACTCATACATCAAGAATTTATAAAAGAAATGATAGAAGAGGATATGTTTTATCCAATCATTTTTATTAATGATAAAATCGTTGCAGAAGGTATCCCAACACTAAAGCCTATATATCGAACTTTAGATGATCTAGGATTACCACTTGTTAATTAA
- a CDS encoding NifU family protein has product MQEQVQEVLNKLRPFLLRDGGDVELIDVDEDGVVLLRLMGACGNCPSSTITLKAGIERALMAEVPGVREIEQVF; this is encoded by the coding sequence ATGCAAGAACAAGTACAAGAAGTATTGAATAAACTCCGTCCATTTTTATTGCGCGACGGTGGCGATGTTGAACTAATTGATGTAGATGAAGACGGTGTTGTATTACTTCGTTTAATGGGAGCATGTGGTAACTGTCCTAGTTCTACAATCACATTAAAAGCTGGTATAGAACGTGCTTTAATGGCAGAGGTTCCTGGTGTACGTGAAATTGAACAAGTATTTTAA
- the deoD gene encoding purine-nucleoside phosphorylase — translation MSVHIGAKQGEIADKILLPGDPLRAKFIAETFLEKPKLYNEVRGMYGYTGTYKGERISVQGTGMGVPSISIYVNELIQSYDVKKLIRVGTCGAIQKDVNVRDVILAQGATTDSQMNRLIFNGIDYAPIADFELLKNAYDAGVDKGLQLRVGNVFTSDTFYRDNAQQVNELLAKYQVLAIEMESTALYTLAAKYGRQALSVLTVSDHILTGEETSAEERQTTFNEMMEIALDTIIK, via the coding sequence ATGAGTGTACATATTGGAGCAAAACAAGGAGAAATTGCAGATAAAATACTTTTACCAGGAGACCCACTCCGTGCAAAATTTATTGCAGAGACTTTTTTAGAAAAACCAAAATTATATAATGAAGTTCGAGGAATGTATGGCTATACTGGTACCTATAAAGGTGAACGTATATCTGTTCAAGGAACAGGAATGGGCGTACCTTCTATTTCTATCTATGTAAATGAATTAATACAAAGCTATGATGTGAAAAAATTAATTCGAGTAGGTACATGTGGTGCTATTCAGAAGGACGTTAACGTTCGAGACGTCATTTTAGCCCAGGGAGCTACAACAGATTCTCAAATGAACCGACTTATTTTTAACGGAATCGACTATGCACCAATTGCAGATTTTGAACTACTAAAAAATGCATATGACGCCGGAGTAGATAAAGGACTTCAATTACGAGTCGGTAATGTGTTCACAAGCGATACATTCTATCGTGATAATGCACAGCAGGTGAATGAATTACTGGCAAAATATCAAGTACTTGCTATTGAAATGGAATCTACAGCTCTATATACACTAGCAGCTAAATATGGTAGACAAGCACTTTCTGTATTGACGGTTTCCGATCATATTTTAACTGGTGAAGAAACATCTGCAGAAGAAAGACAAACAACATTTAATGAAATGATGGAGATCGCCCTAGACACCATTATAAAATAA
- a CDS encoding 3D domain-containing protein has protein sequence MKIKNWMKHVGMLSIICLSVLEITSVTNLFIPKHVKANPIELIPSSEGILEQFKNVNLKPKGLNVTKAKETLLSNNEIEGPSSIDEAIDLEQFPVNTVMATGYTAGIESTGKTADHPEYGITFSGVQVKRDLYSTIAADLNVYPIGTILFIPDYGFGVVADKGSAITGNKIDLYYHTVDDVYEQWGKKEVDVYVIELGDGTLTEETLIELNEEESMQAFRQQFN, from the coding sequence ATGAAAATCAAAAATTGGATGAAACATGTAGGGATGTTATCTATTATTTGCTTATCTGTATTGGAGATAACATCAGTTACAAATTTATTCATTCCAAAGCATGTGAAGGCAAATCCCATTGAACTTATTCCATCTTCAGAAGGTATTTTAGAACAGTTTAAAAATGTTAACCTAAAACCTAAAGGACTCAACGTTACAAAGGCAAAAGAAACACTGTTAAGTAATAACGAAATTGAAGGTCCTTCGTCTATAGATGAAGCGATTGATTTAGAACAATTTCCTGTTAATACGGTAATGGCAACTGGTTATACTGCTGGAATAGAATCAACAGGTAAAACTGCTGACCATCCGGAATATGGAATTACTTTTTCTGGTGTTCAAGTGAAACGAGACTTGTATTCTACTATTGCTGCTGATTTAAATGTATATCCAATAGGAACAATTCTATTTATACCAGATTATGGATTCGGCGTTGTGGCTGACAAAGGGAGCGCTATAACGGGAAATAAAATTGATTTATATTATCACACTGTAGATGATGTATATGAACAATGGGGAAAGAAAGAAGTAGACGTGTATGTTATTGAATTGGGAGATGGAACATTGACAGAAGAAACACTCATCGAGCTGAATGAAGAAGAATCAATGCAAGCTTTTCGTCAACAGTTCAATTAG
- a CDS encoding HesB/IscA family protein encodes MIINLTDSASEQIKEMKKDESDQSHLRFGIKGGGCSGLSYSLGFDEDINEELDVVQNINGISVVFFNQDIPIIEGTTIDYKENLMGGGFSIDNPNAIVSCGCGSSFRTKDKVGTPGDC; translated from the coding sequence ATGATTATAAATTTAACAGATAGTGCGAGCGAGCAAATTAAGGAAATGAAAAAAGACGAATCTGATCAATCGCATCTTCGTTTTGGAATAAAAGGTGGAGGATGCAGTGGTTTGTCTTATTCCTTAGGTTTTGATGAAGATATTAATGAAGAATTAGATGTTGTTCAAAATATTAATGGTATTTCAGTCGTTTTTTTTAATCAGGATATTCCAATTATTGAAGGTACCACGATTGATTACAAAGAAAATTTAATGGGTGGTGGATTTAGTATTGATAATCCAAATGCCATTGTTTCTTGTGGTTGTGGATCCTCCTTCCGTACGAAAGACAAAGTTGGAACACCAGGTGATTGTTAA
- a CDS encoding YuiB family protein: MVQLIVSVFLYFVIFFGIAFILNMLLRQTWLMAFLYPIVVILIIDNVGITEYFTNTATAFNDLGTRLLNIAFADIVILIAGFVGTIVSGFVIKFLRKSGYQMF, translated from the coding sequence ATGGTCCAATTAATTGTTTCGGTATTTCTATATTTTGTTATCTTTTTTGGGATCGCATTCATATTAAATATGCTGTTAAGACAAACCTGGTTGATGGCATTTTTATATCCAATTGTTGTCATACTAATAATTGATAATGTAGGAATTACAGAATACTTCACCAATACTGCAACAGCGTTTAATGATTTAGGTACGAGATTACTTAATATAGCATTCGCAGATATTGTAATTTTAATTGCCGGATTTGTAGGTACAATCGTATCGGGATTCGTTATTAAGTTTCTACGAAAAAGTGGCTACCAAATGTTTTAA
- a CDS encoding 2-hydroxyacid dehydrogenase, translating into MGKPKVFVTRKLSNELVKDYEEMLDIRMWDKEEEPVPEKILRSQAKEVDALFTVLGDRIDASLLAEAKNLKVVANMAVGYDNIDIEAAKNHSITVTNTPDVLSETTADLGFSLLAATARKITEANAYVKEDNWKQWAPFLLAGTDIHHKTLGIVGMGRIGEALAKRATGFNMKIQYHNRTRKPEAEEKLQASYVSFEELLETSDFVVTVVPLTEETEELFNHSAFKKMKSTAIFINISRGKVVNEEALINALNKGEIKAAGLDVFYEEPIRADHPLVNMHNVVCLPHIGSASNETRTEMVHLCMKNIVEVTANKKAITPVNN; encoded by the coding sequence ATGGGCAAGCCTAAGGTATTTGTTACGAGAAAATTATCAAATGAACTAGTGAAAGATTATGAAGAAATGTTAGACATTCGTATGTGGGATAAGGAAGAAGAGCCTGTTCCAGAAAAAATACTAAGAAGTCAAGCAAAAGAAGTAGACGCATTATTTACAGTATTAGGGGATCGTATTGATGCATCTTTATTAGCAGAAGCAAAAAATTTAAAAGTAGTAGCGAATATGGCTGTTGGATATGACAATATAGATATCGAGGCAGCTAAAAATCATAGTATTACAGTTACGAATACGCCTGATGTGCTTTCAGAAACAACAGCTGATTTAGGTTTTTCATTATTAGCAGCCACCGCAAGAAAAATTACAGAAGCGAATGCTTATGTTAAGGAAGACAATTGGAAACAGTGGGCTCCTTTCTTATTAGCGGGTACAGATATTCACCATAAAACTTTAGGAATTGTAGGGATGGGTAGAATTGGAGAAGCGTTAGCAAAAAGAGCAACTGGATTTAATATGAAAATTCAATACCATAACCGAACAAGGAAACCAGAAGCTGAAGAAAAATTACAGGCTTCCTATGTTAGTTTTGAAGAGTTACTCGAAACGTCGGATTTTGTCGTCACTGTAGTTCCTTTAACTGAAGAAACAGAAGAATTATTTAATCATTCTGCATTTAAAAAAATGAAGTCGACAGCAATTTTTATCAACATATCTCGAGGCAAAGTGGTTAATGAAGAAGCGTTGATTAACGCTTTAAACAAAGGCGAAATAAAAGCGGCAGGATTGGATGTTTTTTATGAGGAACCGATTCGTGCAGACCATCCACTAGTTAATATGCATAATGTTGTTTGTCTACCGCATATAGGTTCTGCCAGTAATGAGACACGTACAGAAATGGTACATCTGTGTATGAAAAATATAGTAGAAGTCACTGCTAATAAAAAAGCAATTACACCTGTTAATAACTAA
- a CDS encoding superoxide dismutase family protein: MRPLVLGLTMSLSLLLSACLLHNPKSLTVEMYNIDGDRVGTALLSEQEDAVAIELDLEGLQPGFHAIHVHEYGRCEGPDFTTAGNHLNPEGKEHGMMHPEGPHLGDLPNIEADAGGLVHAELELSGATLQEGKNSLINNNGTALIVHEGQDDGMSQPGGDSGTRIVCGEIHAEKESGESEKAPTDPTEQNDEQEE; encoded by the coding sequence ATGCGTCCTCTAGTATTAGGATTAACAATGAGTCTTTCATTGTTATTATCTGCGTGCTTACTTCATAATCCGAAATCGCTAACTGTAGAAATGTACAATATAGATGGTGACCGAGTAGGAACAGCTTTATTAAGTGAACAAGAAGATGCTGTAGCTATTGAATTGGACTTAGAAGGGCTTCAACCAGGATTTCATGCCATACATGTTCATGAATATGGAAGGTGCGAAGGCCCAGATTTTACTACAGCTGGTAATCATCTGAATCCCGAAGGTAAGGAACATGGAATGATGCATCCAGAAGGTCCACACTTAGGAGATTTGCCAAATATTGAAGCAGATGCTGGTGGTCTAGTACATGCTGAACTTGAACTTTCAGGAGCAACGTTGCAAGAAGGGAAAAACTCATTAATAAATAATAATGGGACAGCATTAATTGTCCATGAAGGTCAAGACGATGGAATGAGCCAACCGGGTGGAGATTCCGGGACTAGAATTGTTTGTGGGGAGATTCATGCAGAAAAGGAATCAGGAGAATCTGAAAAAGCCCCAACTGATCCAACGGAGCAAAATGATGAACAAGAAGAATAA
- a CDS encoding polysaccharide deacetylase family protein, whose amino-acid sequence MMFQRQDRMIALTFDDGPQPGPTNEILDILSENQARATFFVLGNIAIQHPDLTRRIVQEGHDIGVHSLSHPNFQETEIYEVYRELIDSTLLLEDLLGIPVKYVRPPYGFSTAEAQFLFDRIGLQSILWTYDTLDWGILDADVIAGNMLENIQPREIVLLHDIHPATAQAMRIAIPQLVDQGYELVTISEYLETQENTLS is encoded by the coding sequence ATGATGTTTCAGAGGCAAGACCGAATGATCGCTTTAACATTTGATGATGGACCTCAACCTGGACCAACAAATGAAATATTAGACATTTTATCAGAGAATCAGGCGAGAGCCACTTTTTTTGTGTTAGGAAATATTGCAATTCAACATCCCGATCTTACTCGAAGAATCGTCCAAGAGGGGCATGATATAGGTGTGCATTCCTTGAGTCATCCTAATTTTCAGGAAACAGAGATTTACGAAGTGTATCGTGAATTAATAGATAGTACACTGCTATTAGAAGATCTTCTTGGTATACCTGTTAAGTATGTACGCCCACCATATGGTTTCTCCACAGCTGAGGCGCAATTTTTATTTGATCGGATAGGACTACAGTCAATCCTCTGGACATACGATACGTTAGACTGGGGAATTCTAGATGCAGATGTAATTGCTGGAAATATGTTAGAAAACATACAACCTCGTGAAATAGTTTTATTACATGATATACATCCAGCTACTGCTCAAGCGATGCGCATTGCAATCCCACAACTAGTAGATCAAGGGTACGAATTAGTAACTATTAGTGAATATCTAGAAACACAGGAGAATACCTTATCTTAA
- the dapF gene encoding diaminopimelate epimerase has translation MQIPFTKMHGLGNNYVYIDLFNYEIDEKLYSDLAIHMSDIYTGIGSDGMILIHPTTAADVGMRIFNKDGSEGKSCGNGLRCTAKYAYENGIVQNRKFHIQTKANIVEAEVSVDNNKVDQVTIDMGEPILARNEIPMMGNNDSKVVNEPFVVAGETQYVTAVSMGNPHAVFFVNDIAEAPLETLGPTIEKDMRFPESINVEFIEVVSSTEINFRVWERGSGITQACGTGACAAVVAATLNEKVTKSHPIVVHLAGGDLNIEWKEDNHVWMTGPAEVIASGLFYYKGK, from the coding sequence ATGCAAATACCTTTTACAAAGATGCATGGTCTAGGAAATAATTATGTTTATATTGACTTATTTAATTATGAAATTGATGAAAAACTTTATTCTGATTTAGCCATCCATATGTCAGATATTTATACAGGAATTGGCTCGGATGGGATGATTTTGATTCATCCAACTACTGCTGCAGATGTGGGCATGCGAATTTTTAACAAGGATGGATCAGAAGGTAAAAGCTGTGGAAACGGACTACGATGTACAGCAAAATATGCTTATGAAAATGGAATTGTTCAAAATCGGAAGTTTCACATACAAACAAAAGCTAATATTGTTGAAGCAGAAGTGTCTGTAGATAATAATAAAGTAGATCAAGTAACAATCGATATGGGAGAACCTATATTAGCAAGAAATGAAATTCCAATGATGGGGAATAACGATTCAAAAGTAGTAAATGAACCATTTGTTGTAGCTGGGGAAACGCAATATGTTACTGCAGTTTCAATGGGAAATCCACATGCAGTGTTTTTTGTGAATGATATTGCTGAAGCTCCACTGGAAACTCTTGGACCAACAATAGAAAAAGATATGCGTTTTCCAGAAAGTATAAATGTAGAATTTATCGAAGTTGTTTCGTCGACTGAAATCAATTTTCGTGTATGGGAGCGAGGATCTGGTATAACTCAGGCATGTGGTACGGGTGCATGTGCTGCCGTGGTTGCCGCGACACTAAATGAAAAAGTAACGAAGTCACACCCGATTGTTGTTCATCTTGCTGGGGGAGATTTGAATATTGAATGGAAAGAAGATAACCATGTTTGGATGACTGGTCCAGCAGAGGTAATTGCATCTGGTCTATTTTATTACAAAGGTAAATGA